The proteins below are encoded in one region of Buttiauxella gaviniae:
- a CDS encoding DUF2238 domain-containing protein codes for MTTTFSSAFVKFGAFILLMILIYTGFSTADRMTWLMEVTPVIIIVPLLLATRSRYPLTPLLYFLIFLHAIILMVGGLYTYAKVPIGFDVQEWFGLSRNPYDKLGHFFQGLVPALAAREILIRGSYIRGRKMVAFLVCCVALAISALYELIEWAAALALGQGADEFLGTQGDMWDTQSDMFCALLGALTTVLLLQYWHTKQLLRLPTA; via the coding sequence ATGACAACGACGTTTTCCAGCGCATTCGTGAAATTCGGTGCGTTTATACTCCTGATGATCCTTATCTATACCGGTTTTAGTACCGCAGACCGCATGACCTGGCTGATGGAAGTGACGCCGGTCATTATTATTGTTCCCCTGCTATTAGCCACCCGGTCGCGCTACCCGCTCACGCCACTGCTCTATTTTTTGATTTTCCTGCATGCGATTATTTTGATGGTCGGCGGTTTGTATACCTACGCTAAAGTGCCGATCGGTTTTGATGTGCAGGAGTGGTTTGGTTTGAGCCGTAACCCTTATGACAAATTGGGCCATTTTTTCCAGGGATTAGTGCCTGCACTTGCTGCGCGGGAAATACTGATTCGCGGAAGTTATATTCGCGGGCGTAAAATGGTCGCATTTCTGGTCTGTTGTGTCGCACTGGCTATCAGCGCTCTGTACGAACTCATTGAATGGGCGGCAGCGCTGGCGCTTGGGCAGGGTGCGGATGAATTTCTTGGAACCCAGGGCGACATGTGGGATACGCAATCCGATATGTTTTGCGCACTGCTGGGGGCGCTGACCACCGTTTTGCTCCTGCAGTATTGGCATACGAAGCAGCTACTGCGATTGCCTACAGCGTAA
- the argO gene encoding arginine exporter ArgO: protein MLSYFFQGLTLGAALILPLGPQNAFVMNQGIRREYHLMIASLCALSDLLLICGGIFGGSALLMQSPWLLAIVTWGGVAFLLWYGWGALRTAMSSSVELASAEVLKQGRWKIIATVLAVTWLNPHVYLDTFVVLGSLGGQLADEPKRWFALGTVSASILWFYGLAILAAWLAPRLRTAKAQRIINGVVGLVMWFIALQLAADGVRHLTSLLS, encoded by the coding sequence ATGTTATCTTATTTTTTTCAAGGTCTTACCTTAGGCGCTGCGTTAATTCTGCCTCTTGGGCCGCAAAATGCTTTTGTCATGAACCAGGGGATTCGTCGCGAATACCACTTGATGATTGCGTCCCTTTGCGCATTAAGTGATTTGTTGCTGATTTGCGGCGGGATATTTGGCGGGAGCGCACTTCTGATGCAGTCGCCGTGGCTGCTGGCGATTGTTACCTGGGGCGGCGTGGCCTTTTTGCTCTGGTACGGTTGGGGGGCATTGCGTACTGCGATGAGCAGCAGTGTAGAACTGGCTTCTGCGGAAGTGCTCAAGCAAGGGCGATGGAAAATCATTGCGACCGTGTTGGCCGTCACCTGGCTTAACCCTCATGTTTATCTCGATACTTTTGTGGTTTTAGGCAGTCTCGGTGGGCAGTTGGCAGATGAGCCAAAACGTTGGTTTGCGCTGGGAACGGTGAGCGCGTCTATCCTGTGGTTTTATGGCCTGGCGATTCTTGCCGCATGGCTGGCACCGCGCCTGCGCACTGCGAAAGCCCAGCGTATAATCAATGGGGTAGTGGGGTTGGTAATGTGGTTTATCGCATTGCAACTCGCCGCTGACGGTGTTCGTCATCTGACTTCTCTGTTGAGTTAA
- the rpiA gene encoding ribose-5-phosphate isomerase RpiA: protein MTQDELKKAVGWAALQYVQPGTIVGVGTGSTAAHFIDALGTIKHQIDGAVSSSDASTAKLKSLGITVYDLNEVDSLGIYVDGADEINGQMQMIKGGGAALTREKIIASVADKFICIADASKQVGVLGNFPLPVEVIPMARSCVARELVKLGGRPEYRQGVVTDNGNIILDVYGLSIIDPIALENAINGLPGVVTVGLFANRGADVALIGTADGVKTIVK from the coding sequence ATGACGCAGGATGAACTGAAAAAAGCAGTCGGCTGGGCAGCACTACAATACGTGCAGCCGGGCACCATCGTGGGCGTAGGCACCGGCTCTACCGCCGCACACTTCATTGATGCCCTCGGAACGATCAAACATCAAATTGATGGTGCCGTTTCTAGCTCCGACGCTTCCACCGCAAAACTGAAAAGCCTTGGGATCACCGTTTACGATCTTAACGAAGTTGATTCTCTTGGGATCTACGTGGATGGTGCCGATGAGATCAACGGCCAGATGCAGATGATCAAAGGCGGCGGTGCTGCGTTGACGCGCGAGAAGATCATCGCGTCTGTCGCGGACAAATTTATTTGTATCGCCGACGCATCCAAACAGGTCGGTGTCCTGGGTAATTTCCCTCTGCCGGTGGAAGTGATTCCAATGGCGCGTAGCTGTGTGGCGCGTGAACTGGTCAAACTGGGCGGCCGCCCGGAATACCGCCAGGGCGTGGTGACTGATAACGGCAACATCATTCTGGATGTTTATGGCCTGAGCATTATCGATCCTATCGCGCTGGAAAATGCTATCAACGGCCTGCCAGGCGTGGTGACGGTTGGTTTGTTTGCTAACCGTGGTGCGGATGTGGCGTTGATTGGAACCGCCGATGGTGTGAAAACCATAGTGAAATGA
- a CDS encoding 5-formyltetrahydrofolate cyclo-ligase, whose protein sequence is MTKMQLIPSLRQEIRQHIRQRRRTLTPTEQQHFAESAAARMLAYEPVMKAATVATFLSFDGELDTTPLIRALWQAGKTVYLPVLHPFSKGNLLFLRYAKNSHLVMNRLKILEPKLDVRDVLPLNKLDVLITPLVAFDEQGQRLGMGGGFYDRTLQNWQQHGVWPVGLAHDCQRVQALPTEEWDIPLPAVVTPSRIWQW, encoded by the coding sequence ATGACGAAAATGCAGTTAATCCCATCGCTTCGACAAGAAATCCGACAGCACATTCGGCAACGACGCCGGACACTCACGCCAACAGAACAACAGCACTTTGCGGAATCAGCCGCTGCGCGCATGCTTGCTTACGAACCCGTAATGAAGGCGGCGACGGTTGCTACGTTTCTGTCATTTGATGGCGAGCTGGATACCACGCCGTTAATTCGTGCGTTGTGGCAGGCAGGCAAAACCGTTTATTTACCGGTTCTTCACCCATTCAGCAAAGGCAATTTGCTGTTTCTTCGTTATGCCAAAAACAGCCATCTGGTGATGAATCGTCTGAAAATTCTTGAGCCCAAGCTGGATGTCCGCGACGTATTGCCGCTAAATAAACTCGATGTGCTTATCACGCCCTTAGTGGCATTTGATGAGCAGGGGCAACGGCTGGGAATGGGGGGCGGTTTTTACGATCGCACATTGCAGAACTGGCAGCAGCACGGTGTTTGGCCGGTTGGGCTGGCACATGATTGCCAGCGCGTTCAGGCATTACCGACTGAAGAGTGGGATATCCCCTTGCCCGCAGTGGTAACGCCATCACGAATCTGGCAGTGGTAG
- a CDS encoding YecA family protein, with translation MSIQNTMPDYDLVGQLLNQQGVGLTPAEMHGLISGMLCGGNKDTSWQPLLHDLTNEGLAFSQNLADTLRQMHGATGDTLEDDGFMFQLYLPDGDDVSVFDRADALAGWVNHFLLGLGVTQPKLDKVPGETGEAIDDLRNIAQLGYDEDEDQEELEMSLEEIVEYVRVAALLCHDTFTRPVPTAPEVQKPTLH, from the coding sequence ATGTCTATACAGAACACGATGCCTGACTACGACTTAGTCGGCCAACTATTGAACCAACAGGGTGTGGGCCTGACGCCCGCAGAAATGCACGGCTTAATCAGCGGTATGCTGTGTGGTGGCAACAAAGACACCAGTTGGCAACCGTTGCTACACGACCTGACTAACGAAGGGTTGGCCTTTAGCCAAAATCTTGCGGACACGCTGCGCCAAATGCACGGTGCGACCGGTGATACCCTCGAAGACGACGGCTTTATGTTCCAGCTTTATCTGCCGGATGGCGACGATGTTTCGGTGTTTGATCGTGCCGATGCATTAGCGGGCTGGGTAAACCACTTCCTGCTTGGCCTGGGCGTAACGCAGCCGAAACTCGATAAAGTCCCGGGTGAAACCGGTGAAGCTATCGACGATTTGCGTAACATTGCGCAACTGGGCTACGACGAAGACGAAGATCAAGAAGAGCTGGAAATGTCGCTCGAAGAGATCGTCGAGTACGTGCGCGTGGCGGCGTTGCTGTGCCACGACACCTTTACGCGTCCGGTTCCGACCGCACCAGAAGTGCAGAAGCCAACACTACACTAA
- the pepP gene encoding Xaa-Pro aminopeptidase produces MNQHEFLRRRQALLAKMAPASAALIFAAPEVTRSADSEYPYRQNSDFWYFTGFNEPEAVLVLIKSDETHNHSVLFNRLRDKTAEIWFGRRLGQEAAPEKLGVDRALAFSEIGQQLHQLLNGLDVVYHAQGAYDYADSIVFAALEKLRNGSRQNLTAPSTLTDWRPWVHELRVFKSEEEIAALRRAGEITALAHTRAMEKCRPGMYEYQLEGEILHEFNRHGARFPSYNTIVGSGENGCILHYTENESQMRDGDLVLIDAGCEYKGYAGDITRTFPVSGKFTAPQRAIYDIVLESLETALKLYRPGTSMQAVTGEVVRIMVTGLVKLGILNGEVDKLIAENAHRPFFMHGLSHWLGLDVHDVGVYGQDRSRLLEPGMVITVEPGLYISPDADVPAEYRGIGIRIEDDILITADGNENLTASVVKSADDIEALMAAARQS; encoded by the coding sequence ATGAATCAGCACGAATTTCTCCGGCGCCGTCAGGCGTTACTGGCCAAAATGGCTCCGGCAAGCGCCGCGCTCATCTTTGCCGCTCCCGAGGTAACACGAAGTGCAGACAGCGAATACCCGTATCGGCAGAACAGCGATTTCTGGTATTTCACCGGTTTTAACGAACCGGAAGCCGTACTGGTTCTGATTAAAAGCGACGAAACCCACAATCACAGCGTTTTGTTTAATCGCCTGCGCGATAAAACCGCTGAAATCTGGTTTGGTCGCCGTCTTGGGCAGGAAGCCGCTCCTGAAAAATTAGGCGTTGACCGAGCGCTGGCGTTCTCTGAGATCGGCCAGCAGCTTCATCAGTTACTCAATGGGCTTGATGTGGTGTACCACGCGCAGGGCGCATACGACTATGCCGATAGCATTGTTTTTGCCGCACTCGAAAAATTACGCAATGGTTCGCGCCAGAATCTAACGGCTCCATCAACACTGACCGACTGGCGTCCGTGGGTACATGAACTGCGGGTGTTTAAATCTGAAGAAGAGATAGCCGCTTTGCGTCGCGCGGGGGAAATCACGGCCCTGGCGCATACCCGAGCGATGGAAAAATGCCGCCCTGGCATGTATGAATACCAGCTAGAAGGCGAAATTCTTCATGAATTTAACCGCCACGGCGCACGCTTTCCGTCGTACAACACGATTGTGGGCAGCGGCGAAAACGGCTGCATTTTGCATTACACCGAAAACGAGAGCCAAATGCGCGACGGCGATTTGGTGTTAATCGACGCCGGTTGTGAATACAAAGGCTATGCCGGTGACATCACCCGCACCTTCCCGGTGAGCGGCAAATTTACCGCGCCGCAGCGGGCGATTTACGACATCGTGCTCGAATCACTGGAAACCGCACTTAAACTTTACCGTCCGGGAACCTCCATGCAGGCCGTGACCGGAGAAGTGGTGCGCATCATGGTGACGGGGCTGGTGAAGCTCGGCATTCTCAATGGCGAAGTGGATAAATTAATTGCTGAAAACGCCCATCGCCCGTTCTTTATGCACGGCCTAAGCCACTGGCTGGGGCTCGATGTGCATGATGTTGGCGTTTACGGCCAGGATCGTTCACGTCTGCTTGAACCTGGCATGGTTATCACCGTTGAGCCGGGTCTGTATATTTCGCCAGATGCAGATGTCCCCGCTGAGTACCGCGGCATCGGCATTCGTATCGAAGACGATATTCTCATTACCGCAGACGGCAACGAAAATCTGACCGCCAGCGTAGTGAAATCGGCAGACGACATCGAAGCCCTTATGGCGGCGGCACGTCAGTCATGA
- the ubiH gene encoding 2-octaprenyl-6-methoxyphenyl hydroxylase: MSVIIVGGGMAGATLALAISHLTSGKLPVHLVEAAAPESAAHPGFDARAIAIAQGTCQQLTRIGVWPAIKDCATAITTVHVSDRGHAGFVTLEARDYQIPALGQVVELHDVGLRLFALLRKAPGVTLHCPQRVASFTREIDKVSVQLDNGEHIESKLLVAADGSRSPLAAKSGITWQQQDYRQVAVIANITTSEPHSGRAFERFTEHGPLAMLPMSDGRCSLVWCQALDAQAEIAQWDDERFCNELQDAFGWRLGRITHAGARTQYPLALTTASQSVSHRVALVGNAAQTLHPIAGQGFNLGLRDVMSLAENLAAAHEASQDVGSYGVLAEYQRRRSEDKMATIGVTDGLVQLFANRWAPLVVGRNLGLMAMEHLTPARNVLAERTLGWVAR, translated from the coding sequence ATGAGCGTAATTATTGTCGGTGGAGGTATGGCTGGTGCAACGCTTGCGCTGGCGATATCACATTTAACGAGCGGAAAACTGCCGGTTCATTTAGTTGAAGCGGCAGCGCCGGAATCGGCGGCACACCCTGGGTTTGATGCTCGCGCCATCGCCATTGCCCAGGGAACTTGCCAGCAGCTAACTCGTATCGGCGTATGGCCTGCAATTAAAGATTGCGCGACGGCAATTACCACCGTGCATGTTAGCGATCGCGGCCATGCGGGGTTCGTTACCCTTGAGGCGCGGGATTATCAGATTCCAGCGCTGGGCCAGGTAGTCGAACTGCACGATGTCGGTCTGCGTTTATTCGCTTTGCTGCGTAAAGCGCCCGGTGTGACGTTGCATTGCCCGCAACGTGTGGCCTCGTTTACTCGTGAAATCGATAAAGTCAGCGTCCAGCTTGATAACGGTGAACATATCGAAAGCAAATTGCTGGTGGCGGCAGACGGTTCGCGTTCCCCGCTTGCGGCGAAGTCCGGAATCACCTGGCAGCAGCAGGATTACCGCCAGGTGGCGGTTATCGCCAATATCACCACTTCTGAACCGCATAGCGGACGCGCGTTTGAGCGTTTTACCGAGCATGGCCCTCTGGCGATGCTACCGATGTCTGACGGGCGCTGTTCGTTGGTGTGGTGCCAGGCGTTGGACGCGCAGGCGGAGATCGCCCAGTGGGATGACGAGCGTTTCTGCAATGAATTGCAGGATGCTTTTGGCTGGCGGCTTGGGCGCATCACCCACGCCGGTGCGCGTACGCAGTATCCTCTGGCGCTGACCACCGCTTCGCAGTCGGTTTCACATCGCGTTGCGCTGGTGGGGAACGCCGCTCAAACCCTGCATCCTATTGCCGGGCAGGGCTTTAATCTTGGTTTGCGGGATGTAATGTCGCTCGCTGAGAATTTGGCTGCTGCGCACGAAGCCTCTCAAGACGTGGGCAGTTATGGCGTGTTGGCTGAATATCAGCGGCGCCGCAGCGAAGATAAAATGGCTACCATTGGCGTGACGGACGGTTTAGTTCAACTGTTCGCTAACCGTTGGGCTCCGCTGGTAGTAGGGCGCAATTTGGGGCTGATGGCAATGGAACATTTAACTCCGGCGCGTAATGTGCTGGCAGAGCGCACGCTTGGCTGGGTTGCGCGTTAA
- the zapA gene encoding cell division protein ZapA codes for MSAQPVDIQIFGRSLRVNCPPEQQDALNLAAEELNQRLQDLKVRTRVTNTEQLVFIAALNICYELAQEKSKTRDYAANMEERIRMLQQTIEQALLEQGRITERQGPNFE; via the coding sequence ATGTCTGCACAACCAGTCGATATCCAAATTTTCGGTCGTTCATTGCGCGTGAATTGCCCGCCTGAACAACAGGATGCACTGAATCTTGCGGCGGAAGAGCTCAATCAGCGGTTGCAAGATTTAAAAGTTCGCACTAGAGTCACAAATACTGAGCAGCTAGTTTTCATCGCAGCATTGAACATTTGTTATGAGCTGGCTCAGGAAAAATCGAAAACCCGCGACTACGCAGCCAATATGGAAGAGCGTATTCGGATGTTACAGCAGACCATCGAACAAGCGTTGCTTGAGCAAGGTCGCATAACAGAAAGACAGGGTCCAAATTTTGAATAA
- the argP gene encoding DNA-binding transcriptional regulator ArgP has protein sequence MKRPDYRTLQALDAVIRERGFERAAQKLCITQSAVSQRIKQLENMFGQPLLVRTVPPRPTEQGQKLLALLRQVELLEEEWLGDEQTGSTPLLLSLAVNADSLATWLLPALAPVLADSPIRLNLQVEDETRTQERLRRGEVVGAVSIQPQPLPSCLVDRLGALDYLFVGSKDFAARYFPNGVTRSALLKAPAVAFDHLDDMHQAFLQQNFDLSPGSVPCHIVNSSEAFVQLARQGTTCCMIPHLQIERELNSGELIDLTPGLMQRRMLYWHRFAPESRMMRNVTDALLEYGHRVLRQDAE, from the coding sequence ATGAAACGCCCGGACTATAGAACGCTACAGGCGCTGGATGCAGTGATTCGTGAACGAGGATTTGAACGCGCGGCACAAAAGCTCTGCATTACTCAATCAGCGGTTTCACAGCGTATCAAGCAACTGGAAAATATGTTCGGCCAGCCATTGTTAGTGCGCACGGTTCCCCCTCGTCCTACCGAGCAAGGCCAAAAACTTCTCGCGTTATTACGCCAGGTTGAATTGCTTGAAGAAGAGTGGCTGGGTGACGAACAAACCGGTTCTACGCCGCTGCTATTGTCGCTCGCGGTGAACGCCGACAGTCTGGCAACCTGGCTGTTGCCCGCGCTGGCGCCTGTTCTTGCCGACTCCCCTATTCGTCTCAATCTTCAGGTTGAAGATGAAACCCGTACCCAGGAACGCCTGCGCCGCGGTGAAGTAGTCGGCGCGGTTTCTATTCAGCCACAGCCGCTGCCAAGTTGCCTGGTCGACAGGCTCGGCGCGCTGGATTATCTGTTTGTCGGTTCGAAAGATTTTGCGGCGCGTTATTTTCCTAACGGTGTGACGCGCTCGGCTCTGCTAAAAGCCCCTGCCGTGGCGTTTGACCATCTCGACGATATGCACCAGGCGTTTTTACAACAGAATTTCGATTTGTCGCCGGGCAGCGTGCCATGCCATATCGTTAACTCGTCAGAAGCCTTCGTGCAACTGGCGCGTCAGGGCACCACCTGCTGCATGATCCCGCATTTGCAGATTGAAAGAGAGCTCAATAGCGGCGAGTTAATCGACCTGACGCCGGGCCTGATGCAGCGGCGTATGCTTTATTGGCATCGCTTTGCACCAGAAAGCCGCATGATGCGTAATGTGACCGATGCGTTGTTGGAATATGGGCATCGTGTCCTGCGCCAGGACGCTGAATAG
- a CDS encoding oxidative stress defense protein yields the protein MKFKTLALAALVGFGSVPVLADELPNGPHVVTSGTSSVDAVPDIATLAIEVNVSAKDAASAKKQADDRVAQYLTFLQQSGVEKKDINAANLRTQPEYEYLKDGKTQLKGYRAVRQVEVTLRKLDKMNELLDEALKAGLNEIRSVSLGVANPEQYKDKARKEAIDDAMRQAKLLAEGFNSKLGPVYSVRYHVSNYQPAPMVRMMKADAAAPVSAQDTYDQQTIQFGDQVDVVFELERAKSEQPAQ from the coding sequence GTGAAGTTTAAAACCCTGGCATTAGCCGCTCTGGTGGGATTTGGTTCGGTTCCGGTGCTGGCCGATGAATTGCCAAACGGCCCGCATGTTGTGACATCCGGTACTTCAAGTGTGGATGCCGTTCCTGACATTGCTACGCTTGCTATCGAAGTAAATGTATCTGCCAAAGATGCGGCTTCAGCGAAGAAACAGGCTGACGATCGCGTGGCACAGTATCTGACTTTCTTGCAGCAAAGCGGTGTTGAGAAGAAAGATATTAATGCTGCCAATTTGCGCACCCAACCAGAATACGAATACCTGAAAGACGGTAAGACGCAGCTAAAAGGCTATCGCGCCGTGCGTCAGGTTGAAGTCACGCTGCGTAAACTCGATAAAATGAATGAGTTACTTGATGAGGCGCTGAAAGCCGGTCTTAACGAAATTCGTTCTGTTTCGCTTGGGGTCGCGAACCCTGAGCAGTACAAAGACAAAGCGCGTAAAGAAGCTATCGATGATGCAATGCGTCAGGCGAAGCTATTAGCGGAAGGCTTTAACAGCAAGCTGGGGCCGGTTTATAGCGTGCGTTATCACGTTTCTAACTACCAGCCAGCGCCGATGGTGCGGATGATGAAGGCCGATGCGGCAGCGCCAGTTTCAGCCCAGGATACTTACGATCAGCAAACGATTCAGTTTGGCGATCAGGTTGATGTAGTGTTTGAGTTGGAACGCGCTAAGAGCGAGCAGCCTGCTCAATAA
- a CDS encoding small-conductance mechanosensitive channel MscS → MEDLNVVDSINNAGGWLVRNQALLLSYAVNIVAAIAIIIVGMIVARVVSNGINRVMLARHIDATVADFLSALVRYGIIAFTLIAALGRVGVQTASVIAVLGAAGLAIGLALQGSLSNLAAGVLLVTFRPFRAGEYVDLGGIAGTVLNVQIFSTTMRTVDGKIVVVPNGKIIAGNIINYSREPVRRNEFIISVAYDSDIDQVKKILTDIINSDERILKDREMTVRLNELGASSINFVVRTWSNSGDLQNVYWDVLERIKKEFDAQGISFPYPQMDVNFRRVREAEAA, encoded by the coding sequence ATGGAAGATCTCAATGTAGTAGACAGTATTAATAATGCCGGGGGCTGGCTGGTGCGCAACCAGGCGTTACTGCTGAGCTATGCGGTCAACATTGTGGCGGCGATTGCTATTATTATCGTCGGCATGATCGTCGCTCGTGTGGTGTCCAACGGCATTAACCGCGTGATGTTAGCTCGTCATATCGATGCAACGGTTGCGGATTTCCTCTCAGCTCTGGTGCGTTACGGCATTATCGCTTTTACGTTAATTGCCGCACTTGGCCGCGTTGGCGTGCAAACGGCGTCGGTTATCGCCGTATTGGGTGCCGCAGGTTTGGCGATTGGCCTGGCTTTGCAGGGTTCGCTTTCCAACTTGGCTGCGGGCGTGCTGCTGGTCACTTTCCGTCCGTTCCGTGCAGGTGAGTATGTTGATCTGGGTGGTATTGCCGGAACCGTGCTTAACGTACAGATTTTCTCTACGACCATGCGCACTGTAGACGGCAAAATCGTCGTGGTGCCAAACGGCAAAATCATTGCGGGTAATATTATTAACTACTCCCGCGAGCCGGTGCGCCGTAACGAGTTTATTATCAGCGTGGCGTATGACTCAGATATCGATCAGGTTAAAAAGATCCTGACGGATATTATCAACAGCGATGAGCGCATCTTAAAAGATCGCGAAATGACCGTGCGCCTCAACGAGCTCGGTGCATCGTCAATCAACTTTGTGGTGCGCACCTGGAGCAACAGCGGCGACCTGCAAAATGTTTATTGGGACGTGCTGGAGCGTATTAAGAAAGAGTTTGATGCCCAGGGTATCAGCTTCCCTTATCCACAAATGGACGTGAACTTCAGACGCGTAAGAGAAGCAGAAGCCGCGTAA
- the serA gene encoding phosphoglycerate dehydrogenase, protein MAKVSLDKDKIKFLLVEGVHQKAVDNLRAAGYTNIEYHKGALDSDALKESIRDAHFIGLRSRTNLTEDILSAAEKLVAVGCFCIGTNQVDLDAAAKRGVPVFNAPFSNTRSVAELVIGQLLLLLRGVPEANAKAHRGVWNKLAVGSYEARGKKLGIIGYGHIGTQLGILAEALGMHVYFYDIENKLTLGNATQVQHLSDLLNMSDVISLHVPENASTKNMIGANELALMKPGSLLINCARGTVVDIPALCDALARKHLAGAAIDVFPTEPATNSDPFTSPLCEFDNVILTPHIGGSTQEAQENIGLEVAGKLAKYSDNGSTLSAVNFPEVSLPLHGGSTSRLLHIHENRPGILTALNQIFADQGINIAAQYLQTTPKMGYVVIDVDAEEDVAEAALKSMKAIPGTIRARLLY, encoded by the coding sequence ATGGCAAAAGTATCACTGGATAAAGACAAAATTAAATTCCTGCTGGTGGAAGGCGTACACCAGAAAGCCGTGGATAACCTTCGCGCAGCAGGCTATACCAACATCGAATACCATAAAGGCGCGCTGGATAGCGATGCTTTGAAAGAGTCGATCCGTGATGCGCATTTCATCGGTCTGCGTTCCCGCACTAACCTAACTGAAGATATTCTGTCGGCGGCTGAAAAGCTGGTGGCCGTGGGCTGTTTCTGCATCGGCACTAACCAGGTTGACCTGGATGCTGCGGCAAAACGTGGCGTGCCCGTGTTTAATGCTCCGTTCTCTAACACGCGCTCCGTTGCTGAATTGGTCATTGGTCAACTGCTGCTGCTGCTGCGCGGCGTACCTGAAGCTAACGCGAAAGCACACCGTGGCGTGTGGAATAAACTGGCTGTCGGTTCGTATGAAGCGCGCGGTAAAAAGCTCGGTATTATTGGCTACGGCCATATCGGGACGCAGTTGGGGATTCTGGCTGAAGCGCTGGGGATGCACGTTTACTTCTACGATATCGAGAACAAACTGACGCTGGGCAATGCAACTCAGGTTCAGCATCTTTCTGACCTCCTTAACATGAGCGACGTTATCAGCCTGCATGTGCCTGAGAATGCTTCTACCAAGAACATGATCGGTGCAAATGAACTGGCACTGATGAAACCAGGCTCGCTGTTGATCAACTGCGCCCGTGGCACGGTGGTCGATATTCCTGCGCTGTGTGATGCGCTGGCGCGTAAACATCTGGCGGGGGCGGCAATCGACGTCTTCCCGACAGAACCTGCAACCAACAGCGATCCGTTCACTTCTCCGCTGTGCGAGTTTGATAACGTTATTTTGACGCCACACATCGGCGGTTCGACTCAGGAAGCGCAGGAAAATATCGGCCTGGAAGTCGCAGGCAAGCTGGCGAAATATTCCGATAACGGTTCAACATTATCTGCGGTGAATTTCCCTGAGGTTTCCCTGCCGTTGCACGGCGGTAGCACCAGCCGTTTACTGCACATTCACGAAAACCGCCCGGGTATTTTGACCGCACTGAACCAGATTTTTGCAGACCAGGGCATCAACATTGCCGCACAGTACCTGCAAACGACCCCGAAAATGGGTTACGTAGTAATTGATGTCGATGCTGAGGAAGATGTTGCCGAAGCCGCGCTGAAATCGATGAAAGCGATTCCGGGTACCATCCGCGCTCGTTTGCTTTACTAA